A genomic window from Triticum urartu cultivar G1812 chromosome 7, Tu2.1, whole genome shotgun sequence includes:
- the LOC125524129 gene encoding 12-oxophytodienoate reductase 1-like yields MATKEPIPLLTPHKMGQFELSHRVVLAPLTRCRSYTNVPQPHAALHYSQRATKGGLLIAEATGVSATAQGFPDTPGIWTQQQVNAWKPIVDAVHSKGALFFCQIWHAGRVSSNEFQPDGHAPISSTDKQIPPDAESGMVYSKPRRLHTDEVPLIVDDFRRAARNVIEAGFDGVEIHGAHGFLLEQFMKDSSNDRTDRYGGSLENRCRFAVEVIDAIVHEIGADRVGIRLSPFTDYMDCFDSNPHVLGTYMVQQLNKHKEFLYCHMVEPHTTIVDGRMQIPHGLLPFRKAFNGTFIAAGGYDREEGNKVVIDGYTDLVAYGRLFLANPDLPKRFELDVPLNKYDRSTFYTQDPVIGYTDYPFLDDSNTE; encoded by the exons ATGGCCACGAAGGAGCCGATCCCGCTGCTGACGCCCCACAAGATGGGCCAGTTCGAGCTCTCCCACCGGGTGGTGCTCGCGCCGCTCACGCGCTGCCGCTCCTACACCAACGTGCCGCAGCCGCACGCGGCGTTGCACTACTCGCAGCGGGCGACAAAGGGCGGCCTGCTCATCGCCGAGGCCACCGGCGTCTCCGCCACCGCCCAGGGGTTTCCTGATACCCCTGGCATCTGGACGCAGCAGCAGGTCAACGCTTGGAAACCCATCGTTGATGCCGTCCACTCCAAGGGCGCTCTGTTCTTCTGCCAGATTTGGCACGCCGGAAGGGTCTCCTCAAACG AGTTCCAGCCGGATGGGCATGCGCCGATCTCCAGCACCGACAAGCAGATACCGCCTGATGCTGAGTCCGGCATGGTCTACTCCAAGCCTCGACGGCTTCATACAGACGAGGTACCGTTGATCGTAGACGATTTCAGACGGGCCGCTCGGAATGTCATTGAGGCGGGATTCGATGGTGTCGAGATCCACGGAGCACATGGGTTTCTCTTGGAGCAGTTCATGAAAGATAGCTCAAACGACCGTACTGACAGGTATGGTGGCAGCCTTGAGAACCGATGCCGCTTTGCCGTGGAGGTGATTGATGCTATCGTCCATGAGATTGGCGCGGATCGTGTCGGAATCAGGTTGTCTCCGTTCACCGACTACATGGATTGCTTCGATTCTAATCCACATGTGCTCGGTACCTACATGGTACAACAACTCAATAAGCACAAAGAGTTTCTTTATTGCCACATGGTAGAGCCTCACACGACCATTGTGGATGGTCGCATGCAGATACCCCATGGGCTATTGCCCTTTAGGAAAGCATTTAATGGCACTTTTATTGCCGCGGGAGGGTATGATCGAGAGGAAGGCAACAAAGTGGTGATTGATGGTTATACAGATCTCGTTGCCTATGGGAGGCTATTTCTTGCTAATCCGGATTTGCCTAAGAGATTCGAGCTAGATGTCCCCTTGAACAAGTATGACCGGTCCACCTTCTACACGCAGGATCCTGTCATTGGTTACACAGATTATCCTTTCCTTGATGACTCAAATACAGAGTAG